A DNA window from Aphelocoma coerulescens isolate FSJ_1873_10779 chromosome 7, UR_Acoe_1.0, whole genome shotgun sequence contains the following coding sequences:
- the SLC38A11 gene encoding putative sodium-coupled neutral amino acid transporter 11, protein MEPPAMEPPPAAARQVEADDQIALLSKPRNKGGNSDLASAGFNIINSIIGSGIIGLPYSMKEAGFPLGVLLLFVVAYITDYSIILLIKGGNLSSTKTYQELVKKTYGLVGYLILSTLQFLYPFIAMISYNIITGDTLTKVFQRIPGVGLDVLTDRHFIILLTTIIFTLPISLYRDIAKLGKISLLSLILTIVILLIVMVRTVTFSPQVPKSENAWIFAKSNAVQAIGVMSFAFICHHNSFLIYGSLEEPTLKNWSQVTHMSVSLALVISVVFAACGYMTFTGYTEGDIFENYCRDDNLATFGRFCYGVTVILTFPLECFVTREVIANVFFHGNLSTVFHVVVTVVIIAVATGVSLMYDCLGMVLELNGVLSATPLVFIIPSACYLRLSKERWNHSDNLISCLILVLGVLVMAVGLVMTVLHPQECSHGKEMFYCSPSNVSLHNSTLPP, encoded by the exons ATGGAGCCGCCGGCCATggagccgccgccggccgccgcTCGCCAG GTAGAAGCAGATGACCAAATAGCCCTCCTCAGTAAGCCCAGGAATAAAGGAGGAAACAGTGATCTGGCATCAGCTGGATTTAACATTATTAATTCAATCATAGGATCAGGCATTATAG GATTGCCATATTCGATGAAGGAAGCTGGTTTTCCTCTAGGAGTACTGCTTTTGTTTGTGGTTGCCTATATCACAG ATTATTCCATTATATTACTGATCAAAGGAGGAAATCTGTCCAGTACCAAAACCTATCAAGAGCTGGTCAAAAAAACTTATGGTCTTGTGGGTTATCTAATCCTTTCAACTCTCCAGTTTTTATATCCATTTATTG ctATGATCAGTTACAACATAATAACAGGAGACACTTTAACTAAAGTTTTTCAGCGAATTCCTGGAG tTGGGCTGGACGTGCTTACCGACCGTCACTTCATAATTCTTCTTACCACCATCATCTTTACCTTACCTATATCTTTATATCGAGACATAGCAAAATTGGGAAAG AtatctcttctttctttgattCTAACCATTGTCATCCTGCTTATTGTGATGGTGAGAACAGTAACCTTCAGTCCACAAGT ACCCAAATCAGAAAATGCATGGATATTTGCAAAATCAAATGCAGTACAAGCCATTGGGGTGATGTCATTTG CATTCATCTGCCATCATAACAGCTTTTTAATATATGGGTCTCTGGAAGAACCCACATTAAAGAACTGGTCTCAAGTCACACATATGTCTGTCTCACTTGCTCTTGTCATCAGTGTAGTGTTTGCTGCCTGTGGATATATGACTTTTACAGGATACACAGAAG GAGATATATTTGAAAACTACTGTAGAGATGACAACCTTGCTACATTTGGAAGGTTTTGTTATGGAGTTACTGTAATTTTGACCTTCCCCCTTGAATGTTTTGTGACCAGAGAG GTGATTGCCAATGTGTTTTTCCATGGGAACCTCTCAACAGTTTTCCATGTTGTTGTGACAGTAGTTATCATTGCTGTGGCGACTGGTGTATCATTAATGTATGATTGCCTTGGAATGGTCTTAGAGCTGAAT GGAGTTCTGAGTGCTACCCCGCTTGTTTTTATCATCCCATCAGCGTGTTATCTAAGGCTGTCCAAGGAGCGGTGGAACCATTCAGACAACTTAATATCCTGCCTGATTCTTGTTCTTGGTGTGCTAGTGATGGCAGTTGGGTTGGTTATGACTGTCTTGCATCCCCAGGAATGTagccatggaaaagaaatgttcTACTGCTCCCCTAGTAATGTTTCTTTACACAACAGTACACTTCCACCGTAG